TTCCGATACGCCtctttctaaaaatttaaccgCTCAGGCTGCGTACAGAACCCCCGACTATTAGCACCTAGGAAAACCTGGCTCGCGCTCCGCAGGATTCAGGGTGGAGATTACACGGGTACCGTATCATTTTCTACACCAATTTCGGCGTAATCTTACCGCCGTCATTAAACTTGTGTACCCTACGCACAGACGGTCTCGCTCTGGTCATAATTACACTCATTAATcctaaattgaataattgtttataCGTTATTCTCCTATCGCCTCATCTTATCTCTTTCTCATCTCATTCGATTTTCTACTTGGGAAGACAATGCGACGTTTAAATACCGGCCACCATGGAACACTGTAGTTTCAAAATGCGTTAGATGTTACGCGATGATTAGTTGGAAGTAAGATCATTGATTCAGTCGCAATTCAGACACTAAATGCTGTTTGAAACTGTCGTGTGGAGGGCTGGAGATTTGAATGCTCGTGCAGCCGTCGAGGCTGGACTACAGCGTGTGTTAAGATTGCCTATCAAGTTGCATACTAGTAGGAATGCATTTATAATTAAACTTTTCTTTGATCACAACGATGCGATTGTGCCGGTGAATGTCACAATGCCGTTCGCCTTACGGCAGCTATCTAAATCACTTCACGTCGTGTTCGATAAAGGCTTGaatgtatatattgtgacgCGGATGGTTCGCGCCAGGATATCGGATTACCACTCGTCGTTTCTTGCGACGAAATGCCAGCACGTGTAAGTAGGTATTAGATCAAGGCAGCACTGAAAGCTCTGATCGTAGGCTGTAATTCAAGCGACAGCTAGTcacatttcatttcgtttgctctctctctctctttaaaAAGGAAACTTACGATTGCAACTAGCTGGTTGAATCACATGCCGAAATGGTATCGCGTCTGGTGTCATTTTCGCAAAGCCGCAATTTCTGTTCAGTCGCCATAAATATTCGTATCTACTTAGACTCTGCGATCGGTACTAAAATACAGAGAGTCCGCGCGCAGGTCATCGATCGAGATCGGTTTGCGGCATAATAGTATACTGTAATTACTTTTTTGGTCGTGACAGTAGAGCCGCAAGTTCGTTGGAAAAGTGTTATACAATCGCAGCGAATGATTGAGAAAGAAGTAAATCGCCACACAGCGCGTCCGATCGCAAATGTAACAAAAACTTACcgatatgtatacaatattctTGGAATCTTTGCTACAGGTTTTCTCTGTCTtcttttgttgttgtttcttcttctttctttttttttttttgtcttttttcgATCACCGCTGCCATTCATCCGACCGCTAAGTCCCCGGCAAGAATATAGCAAAAAGCAAACCCTTCCTTGGCATCCGAAATTAATGTAAAAGTCAACGTATCTACCTATTTTGAATTACAAGAGGCGATTTATCCGTACGTGAAGCGGTCACACCGTGAACTGCAATTACaagtttcaccgttttttgttttttttttttagtcacgATTCAAGAGAACGAGAGCAATTTCAACACCTTTGATAATGTAACGCGATTTTTTTCGCCGACCATATTGAAATTACGTCAAgtttttaacaattattcgTGCAGATCGGAGGAGATAACTTGATGAATAATCGTCAAGTGTCGTGACTCACTTCGACGTCTGCAGGGATGATTTTCTTAGTGCATATCCGCGCGTGGGGTGTTTTGTAGGCATTATCGTGAGACGGTCTATTAGGaatcaatataaatatttgacaTTTCGTGAAAGTAGGTAGCGACTGGACAAAGGATTAAATTCACGAGCTGCAGGCGCTGCAGACGAGAATTGACGTGGAAGGAACATGCGGGGATAAATTCTTCATGGGTTATTTCGCCGTCAAAAGACTGATTTCAGTTTGCACACGCACTCCGTGAGGGAACAATGCGACTGACGCCGGCGTTTTGTTAACAATGTGTATCGGGTGCAATCGGACAAAAGCACCGGTCTATGGCAGTAAAATAACTGTAAACGGGAGTAGATCAAAGGATCTGCGGCCGTTCCCCCTTTCCTCCATTTCTCGATTCTAGCCAATAGGCATTTCGGTCGCCGGTCGAAAGCCTCGCGAGTTCGATCACTCGCATTTTGCTTTGATGTGAGGGGCTGAGCGAGCAGCTCGTCTCACCAGCCCCGGGGGCTTTCTTCTCTGATTGCGAATCGATTAAACTTCCGTACGAGCTGCTCGAGCAGTCAGAAATACCCGAGAAGCGCACCTGATTTTGAGCCGGTCTGACTCACGCTCCTTCGTACGTTGCTTCTACCTATACAGACGCTAATATCGATTAATGAACAAATTTGTACCACGGCGAACAATCATCACGCTAGTACCGTCAAACTTGTTTGATTCACATTTGCCGGTAATACGGACCCAGGAGTCGCTTCTACCTCGTGAACAATTTCGCAGAGTGAGTTGCCAACGTCCGTACAAATTCAAGCTCCGCAAGTCCATCCATACTCGTTTCGTTCGTTGGATTCAGATTAGCTGTTGGCCGTTCGAAGCAAAGGGTTCAGCCATTTTTCATCTGGACTCCCGTTTCCGTTTTCTTCTCGAACCACTTGAAGCGCACTTTCCGGCTGAGTGTCTGACGCCCACTTTTTGTCTTCCAGGTTCCCAGGGGTCCTCACACCCCGGGCAAAGGTGCCTACTGGGCGCTGCATCCAGCGGCGTTGTCGATGTTCGAGAACGGTTCGTTCCTCCGTCGTCGGAAGCGGTTTAAGCTCCCTAAGGCAGCGAAAGCCGAGAGCCAGGCGTTGGCTGAAACGGCGGCTAGGTTGGCTGCGACGAACAACTGCAGCGGGGCCGAGAGCTTCGGACCTTCAATTTCGGACAACAATTCCGGATCATTCCACCATCACCAAGGAATCAGCCTCACGCAGAGGCAGATCGACTTCCTCCAGGCGACTTCGAGCTTGGCGGGTCTTCACACCCTTTATCCTGTCGCTAGAGACCAACGAGCCATCTCCCTACCACCCGAGTATCACACTCCTCCAAGGAGCGAGTTCTCCACCGGGTACAACGTCAAGGAGTTTGGCACCTTGGCCCAGTCCGGCACGACTATTCTTCCCGGCACTGATTCCGACTCCAGGATTCTACCCAAACGACCGAAGCCGCTCAATCCGGCCCACAAATCTTTCAGCATCGAGAGCATCATCGAGTCCTCGACGGATTCAACCGCGAGTCGGTCTTCCAGGTATGGGATTCGATAGTTGTAACCGTGCCAATCAATCACTCGCTGTACTCGCGACGATCTATCAaagatgaaatttcactcggGAAGCATGATCACACTTGCTGCACTGGCGTTGTACTCTCCATTCGCAGTTCGATATACGATGCACTTATTGTTGTTAATCTGTGATTACTAGTTGATTTATCCAAACAGTTTCTCTCCTCCGAACCTAATCATAACTACCGGTGATTAACCGGAGGATGCTCGAACGCATCCATCAAGCAGTCGTAAGTGCTGTTGGTTTGGGATTCTCGAAGAGTTGCTTCAATTCTCAGTAAGACAAAAAACCTCACGAGGCACGAAGCGACGTTCTGAAACCCATATCCCTATGATTAACGACCATCAAAATTTGTCCACGGACGTTCTTTTCCTAAATTCATTCTTGACGATTTTCAACAGGACAGCGGGACTGTCGAGCCTGAACCCGCTCCTCTCGACCTCGACGTCGGTCGGACTTCTACCGCCGTGGTGCGGACCCAGCATCTACACCTCAGGTATGACGACGTCGCCCAGTGTCTACCCTTTGCACCTTCACCAGGCAGCCGCCGTTTACGCCACGGCTTTGGCCACGGCGAACCTCTTTGGTTCTCATTCGGGACTCCAGGGACCCGGGAAGACATCGTCGAGCTCTGCACCGACTCCGGCGTCCACCGCGTCCCTCTATGGCCTTTACGCTGCCGGATTTCCCGCTATGCTTGGACTCGGTCCTGCCGCTCCTATTCCTGACACTACCCTCGGCCTATCGGTGCCCCATCCCATCAGTCTCCCACCGACCCCCACGACATCCCCGACCATTCTTGCCCTACCCCAACCACCCCGTGGTCCGGACAGCTCGACGACCTCCAGTTACAGTCAGGGTCAATCTTGCAGAGATTTGGCGTCCACGTAGTAGCATGACTACGTTTGTTGCGGACTTGTAACATGAATTGGGCGAGACACCGAAGTTGGAGATGCGAAAATGGTTACCAGACGCAATTACGGTTACGAGTGTAGTCCCGTATTTTGCTCGATGCATTAAGCGATTTTGGTACTTGAAGACATTCTTCCGTTTGAAGACAATGGAAGCCCGTTGGACTTTCGAAAACCATCggttcttttattttcctccaATTCCTTTACTCCTGGTCGATTTCTCCGCACTGGCGGATGTTCCAATCCAGTCCTTGTTCAGAATGCGATACGCGCTTATAGTACCTATCCATTTTTCTTCGCTCCGGGTCATGTGCGCAATTGCAGTCGTTGATGCTGTTCGGACTCGACGGTGAGACTGAGTCACGTGCAGAAATACTTCCAGATTACAGAGCGAGTGCTGCTCCGTGTTTCCTCAGGCTTCTTAGCTTCCCGAGGCGTTTGTGGGAAATTCTAAACATTCGTCAAGACTCGTTAAGAGATACTTTCAAGGGAAGTTGAGCCCTGGTTTCGGTCCTTCGAGAACTCGTCTCCAGTTCATAACGAGCAATCTTTGAACATTGACTCTCCGCGGCATGTGACGCGGATCAGGATTGGATGGTTTAAGAGAACTTGGATCTAATACCAGGTAGTGAATCCCGGCGGTATTCTTGCAGGCCAGTTTACGACTATGGGAACGGGTTAAAAATCGGCGTGCCAATTTGCCGGGAGCAGGTATAAGGCATAGAGACTTTACGGAGCGTCAGTTGAGGAATATCAGCAACGCGCTGCGATATCAATTATCGTTACTTAGCAGTAAAGCGTACCGGCAGCCAATAGAAGGTTGCACCGCGCGCGCTGAGGAAGAAAAGAAGTAGAGGAAATTAAAGGAAGCCCGCGAAAATGAAACGCAGCAATGAGAGAGGAACTGGAGAAACAAAGGAGGGAGAGGAGAGTTCGAACCTCCCTCGTTCCGTCCGCCCGGTTTCTGCAGACCGTGCGAATGGGTCAGATGGGTTCCCTTGGAGTCTAGTCGTTGCGGTTTACGATCGCGTCGCCTCGCCTAAGTATCACGTATTTCGCGTTGGCCAATGAAAAGTCGTTTTAAAACCGGCACCTGCCAATCACAGGGCCCGATTCTGGGCCGACCAAGGAAAGTCGCCCTCTTCTCCCTCCCCTTGCCCAAACCGTTACCGGCAAATCGATGATCCGGAGACCCTGCtgattcaaaatattgttaatcCTGACTTTTAACGGGATGAAATCATACATTTCTCTCTCCATGGTGTTAGGGTATTCCGTTACGTTACGTGAAAacacgaaaaaagaaaaaaaatgataatactaAAACAACTAGCGGTGATTTATAGTCAAATTGTAATTTAGGAAAATTCTCATAGCGTTCGTgtatttgtattatataccATACTGTACGAATAGAAGAAATACATACATTTTCTCACATTTCCCAGCGGCCGTTAGAAAACCGTAATATATCGCATTATACATGTTTACATTCACCTGTATacgacgataataataataacaataataagaataatgataataataataaaattaataatactaataataatcataacataattgtacaaataaatattaagagtgaatgattattattctcatcttcatcattatcattaacattattgttgttgctgttattattattacttttcttACTGtaatatgtaaatgtatataaatatgtatatgatattATATAAAGTTTGTTTCATTAAACGTTGATTATACAACTGAACATGATTCGATGaaactattattatacctttTATATAtcttttccaatatttttccgGTACAATATCTGATACCATGCAGTAAATGTATAAGGAatatgaagtgaaaaaaaaaattactattccGATAGTTGTATAGCGGAACATGTACTATTTCTAGTTTTTTCCATTAAATTACAACGGCAAAGATTTGCACccagaaaataatttcttcaacGTCTGAAACAATTATTCCCCTTCGGGGTTGCATGCGGTCTGAGaaattattgtacatatatatatataggtatgctGCACAATTAGATTGTTAATAAGCACCGCATATGGAAAATGGGCGTCGGGATATTTTTCCCCAGCGAACGTATTACACGTAGTACAGGTAGGTATTAAGCCGTGACTTATACTTGTTGCTTTTTGTTCACTTCTTTTATTTCCAGCGTacaatgtatattttattgcgaaaCATCACGCGgcaattatataatattatacaggCGAAATATCCaacgtatattatattcgtGTAAGAGCAGATGAGGGTTGGACGCCACGCGACCGCGAGAATAATCGCGGTTAATTCTCCAGAGCACCGGCAAATCGAGCATAGCTTGTACGCGATTAAGCgtgatgattatttttcaccgtgtTTAGGTAATACGTACGGTaggtatgtatttatacagagtgaatttctaACGACCGCATGATCCGTCGTCTGCAAAAATTCAACGCGCACGCGATAGGATCCTAGAGCATTGACTGTTTGCCAAAGAGGCCAACTGtctatgatttaaaaaatgtcgacaCTTATGAATTGAGCACAACTGCCATTGACAATCGTAAAGATTTTTCAGGTTGGATAAATCGCGGGGAACTTTCGACTAAATTTATGACGGTTAGTACCCCTGGCAAACAGACGCTCTCGTATAGTaacgcatgcgcattaaattttagcagacgacggaccatGAAGTAGTTAGGAATTCACTCGCATATACACGTGTGTCGTAACGTTGATCGGTGATATTTCGAAACCGCTGTTTTACTAGacgtgtttaattttttatctagtCCATAATGcatattttttagtaattgTCTGAGGTGAGATGTGGCGggcgtatataatataacgatatCAATTAATCTCCCCATCGTTCACGGTCTAATTCCGATTTGCAGCCAAGATCTGGAGCTCCTAATTTTCCTCGAATAATACCTGTACAACCGATCTGTACGATGCTTCTACTCTGTTAACGGTaattaaaaagtaattaaGAATACAGAACAGGCCGCGTGCTGCACAACTCGCGCTCTCTCCCTTGAAACGCCCACGACGTTGCCGTGCGTCGTTCACGGTTAGGTATCTTCGGATCCTTGTAACCTCCCGACAACGCAACCGCGCCTAATAAGcggaacagaaaaaaaaaaaaaaaaaattagtgaaatgaaaaataccggcatacaagtgaaaaaaaaaaaaaatatatttcgacAAGTTGTGTTTAGAAACATGACGAAAACCGTCTCTTCAGGCATAATAACACAGGGCTTTTGATCTTGGAAACTGTAAGAAATTGACAAATAATTGAAGATGGTAATTAAGAAAGACTGTAAGtgtgattttttcttaaactcaAGCGATATCTAAATAtgcacaaaataaaaaaaaaaattttttattggaGGCAGTTACAACCTTCTTCAATTCTCCTGTTCAATTACTCGATCGGTTCTGTAACGAGCTGCTGTCacattacattttcatttcacgatTTTACAGTTTTAGATTTCGATTTGATTCAGGGTCAATTCTTCAATGCatgggaggggagggggagacGTAGACGcgggattttattttacataccTAATCAAATCGAAGCTGCGGTGAAAACGTGGTCGGCTAGACGGAATCGGGGATGGAAACAGACTTGGGCGATCCGGGGGTTTCAACCGAAGAATGAAAGGGGACGAAAGacatataatattaaattattcacagGCAGTTACCGGCTCGTCAGAGAGCTCCGCCTACCCCTGTTTTTGCTGGACGATGCACCGCCGGCTCGCCTATACAAAGTCGGATACGACTATCCTGTTTCACCCCGATGAATGCGTCTCCCATTCGCCCTTTTCTGCCACCCCAGAATATGCTCGCCATGATCATCGTCACCCCCTTTGGCTTTTTAACGGCTTGGAAAAACATGACGCGAAAATTATCTCGCTTATCCATGTAGGTGTACGtttaccgatttttttttcgtgaactCGTCACTCAACGCCAGCAGATAGGCAACCGAAGTTACACTTTcaatatgtataaatagaaGACGTGACTTTGGTTGCCTATTTGCTGGGGTTGAGTGGCAAGTTTCACCGTTTATTTTCCGTACAACAGTTCTTGCGGgtgatgataattataatcgCTGTAGGTACAAGAAGACAATGAAAAGGGAACCGGAGGTTTGGCGAGAATTAAACGAGAATTCATGAAAATCGAAGGCAAAGTTTTTGTTTACAGACTTATATTTCGAGTACATCGAAGCTTGTAACGTCATCTAGCTTCTTGCGAGTGCGTTAAGGGTGAGTTTCTTTCTACATGGAGTTAAAAATTAGAGACcgatattatatgtacaatgGTTTTAGGAAGCAAGATAACGGACATAGTCGAGACAACGACTTTAACGACTGATCGTTGATCGTTTACCCCGAAATGACGAAGACTTACCtttatttttaagtttatttGTGTCTTCTACGGCAGGCACAAAGCTTTTTTCACCTTGTTTCAGCCGATCTGCTTTAGTCGCTGGCTGCGGCGTCGGCAATTCGACGCGCGACGAACCGTAGAAACCTCGAGGATCGGCGGGGTCTGTCCCGTGATCCGTGATCCATTCGTACATTTAGATCCCAGGCTGGCCGACGTCAATTTGGtgtaaaaaagaagaggaagaatgGCATCCACCGTTGGATACCCTGACGCCTCGCGCGTGGGAGCGAAACTACCGCGGTGGTCTTCCTTATTCGACTGAGAATTACTCACACTTTCCTCGAACTCTGTCGTTTGATTTCAAGAATAACTCGTCCGTTACCTTTATCACAACATAACGACAGCAGCGATAGTCGACTGACTAATTTCGTTGTTAAAATCACCCGCCTCTGGGGGTAAATTATCGGCAGAGCTGAATGACTCTGCGATCtgtaaattaaatatcggTAACGATTCGGTGAAAGCCTCATGCACGGTGTATCGGTCTGCTCGCCCGTCTGAGGGAAAGACACGTGTacccggaaaaaaaaaacattcgggGGAgcgggaaaaagaaaaactttgagAAAGTAAGCGTCAACTTATTCGGTCATGCGGTGACTGTGCGGCGGTTGGTTTTCTACCGCGAGCGTATAAGACAAGACCTTACAAAGTGGGGTCCACCGCAGCGTCACTAATCCAGTTTACATGCCGTGCGAAGCATAACCATTATACACCTGCAAACAAGGGGCCCACGGCTGGTTTTTCCTTGAGA
The Neodiprion fabricii isolate iyNeoFabr1 chromosome 5, iyNeoFabr1.1, whole genome shotgun sequence genome window above contains:
- the LOC124182434 gene encoding fork head domain-containing protein FD4-like, whose translation is MPRPSRESYGEQKPPYSYISLTAMAIWSSREKMLPLAEIYRFIADRFPYYRRDTRRWQNSLRHNLSFNDCFIKVPRGPHTPGKGAYWALHPAALSMFENGSFLRRRKRFKLPKAAKAESQALAETAARLAATNNCSGAESFGPSISDNNSGSFHHHQGISLTQRQIDFLQATSSLAGLHTLYPVARDQRAISLPPEYHTPPRSEFSTGYNVKEFGTLAQSGTTILPGTDSDSRILPKRPKPLNPAHKSFSIESIIESSTDSTASRSSRTAGLSSLNPLLSTSTSVGLLPPWCGPSIYTSGMTTSPSVYPLHLHQAAAVYATALATANLFGSHSGLQGPGKTSSSSAPTPASTASLYGLYAAGFPAMLGLGPAAPIPDTTLGLSVPHPISLPPTPTTSPTILALPQPPRGPDSSTTSSYSQGQSCRDLAST